One Perca flavescens isolate YP-PL-M2 chromosome 14, PFLA_1.0, whole genome shotgun sequence genomic window carries:
- the LOC114567772 gene encoding CMP-N-acetylneuraminate-beta-galactosamide-alpha-2,3-sialyltransferase 1-like, whose product MNYPLEDLHQTSGRLWIVVGVADDLWFMKRFNKSVEPFLSANYNLSEDVFNWWKRLQRAKGNFSTFRGKVDRLFLMVPPSPDVLESSPDRCRTCAVVGNSGNLRRSHYGPLIDFHDVIIRVNAGQIKGFEADVGTRTTHHVMYPESSVDLDNTTHLVLAPFKMVDFDWLTGALTTGFTSIPRWGVRSKIKANKDLVMVLNPAFMRYVHDRWLEKKGYYPSTGFLALGLALHMCDEVSVFGYGADSDGNWSHYWEKLINKDLKTGPHPGDTEYRMIQELNEQQKLKFYTGF is encoded by the exons ATGAACTATCCTCTGGaggacctccaccagaccagcgggcgcctgtggattgttgtcggtGTGGCAG ATGATCTGTGGTTTATGAAGCGTTTCAACAAATCCGTTGAACCATTTTTGTCAGCAAACTACAATCTCTCAGAGGACGTTTTCAACTGGTGGAAG CGCTTACAGCGTGCAAAGGGCAACTTCAGTACCTTCAGAGGAAAAGTGGACAGGCTGTTTCTGATGGTCCCACCCAGTCCAGATGTTCTAGAATCCAGCCCTGACCGCTGCAGGACTTGTGCTGTGGTGGGGAATTCTGGTAATTTGAGGAGATCACATTATGGACCTCTCATAGATTTCCACGATGTCATCATAAG AGTGAACGCTGGTCAAATCAAAGGCTTTGAAGCAGATGTTGGGACCAGAACAACTCATCATGTCATGTATCCAGAGAGTTCTGTGGATTTAGATAACACCACTCATCTTGTGCTGGCTCCATTTAAGATGGTTGACTTTGACTGGCTCACAGGAGCCCTCACCACAGGATTTACGTCAAT ACCACGTTGGGGTGTAAGATCAAAAATCAAAGCTAACAAGGATTTG GTGATGGTCCTTAATCCAGCTTTTATGAGGTATGTTCATGACAGGTGGCTGGAAAAGAAAGGTTATTACCCCTCCACTGGCTTTCTGGCTTTGGGTCTTGCCCTGCATATGTGTGATGAG GTCAGTGTGTTTGGTTATGGAGCAGACAGTGATGGAAACTGGAGTCATTACTGGGAAAAACTCATAAACAAAGACTTAAAAACTGGGCCACATCCTGGAGATACAGAGTATAGAATGATCCAGGAGCTAAATGAGCAACAGAAACTCAAGTTTTATACAGGGTTCTGA
- the LOC114568391 gene encoding CMP-N-acetylneuraminate-beta-galactosamide-alpha-2,3-sialyltransferase 2-like: MVPPSPDVLESSPDRCRTCAVVGNSGNLRRSHYGPLLDFHNVIIRVNAGQIKGFEADVGTRTTHRFMYPESSVDLDNTTHLVLAPFKMVDFDWLTGALTTGFKSIPRWGVRSKIKANKDLVMVLNPAFMRYVHDRWLEKKGYYPSTGFLALVLALHMCDEVSVFGYGADSDGNWSHYWEKLMNKDLKTGPHPGDTEYRMIQELDEQQKLKLYTGF; this comes from the exons ATGGTCCCACCCAGTCCAGATGTTCTAGAATCCAGCCCTGACCGCTGCAGGACTTGTGCTGTGGTGGGGAATTCTGGTAATTTGAGGAGATCACATTATGGACCTCTCCTAGATTTCCACAATGTCATCATAAG AGTGAACGCTGGTCAAATCAAAGGCTTTGAAGCAGATGTTGGGACCAGAACAACTCATCGTTTCATGTATCCAGAGAGTTCTGTGGATTTAGATAACACCACTCATCTTGTGCTGGCTCCATTTAAGATGGTTGACTTTGACTGGCTCACAGGAGCCCTCACCACAGGATTTAAGTCAAT ACCACGTTGGGGTGTAAGATCAAAAATCAAAGCTAACAAGGATTTG GTGATGGTCCTTAATCCAGCTTTTATGAGGTATGTTCATGACAGGTGGCTGGAAAAGAAAGGTTATTACCCCTCCACTGGCTTTCTGGCTTTGGTTCTTGCCCTGCATATGTGTGACGAG GTCAGTGTGTTTGGTTATGGAGCAGACAGTGATGGAAACTGGAGTCATTACTGGGAAAAACTCATGAACAAAGACTTAAAAACTGGGCCACATCCTGGAGATACAGAGTATAGAATGATCCAGGAGCTAGATGAGCAACAGAAACTCAAGTTATATACAGGGTTCTGA